A genome region from Lytechinus pictus isolate F3 Inbred chromosome 16, Lp3.0, whole genome shotgun sequence includes the following:
- the LOC129278928 gene encoding X-linked interleukin-1 receptor accessory protein-like 2 isoform X2 codes for MPKTKMTCSRGAYSWAYFLTRSWTYSWSRKVLGLLLMLCLVRNSSQCPERKTNSSSLEIGDVGESKDIICQVKEECKVAWLKEGIPLPLEEGGDIFCDIECNCRALIFKSLTLEDAGIYTCQGVEGCGGDNLPQSYHLRVDIDEEPKPPIITYNEECQDKIAYPGEDVTFCCICQVGATSESTFAYWLNMDDMVPDDEEAEKRVSYDPEEELASCITLHNVNQSAAGNYTLYCSTSEANSFNTLVLEVKSRWWIPVISGLVAFVIVTILIGIIYRINRVEIRLLLKDQFGKQEKDDGRLYDAYISYYWSDSESSENPDRIYAFDLKKRLTKLGYNVCLAETDFIPGNETSEEIVESLTRSRRYIILLSPQFLTYRYVSLETEQCLDIIKQHKKEIIPIFIRQISPDVIKSYVALDHIISTHPRLDWQIFEDTRSLEAPVRTHSMDNGNAIELEASATIREAPKLRRAERHVWRMLRLQMPPIPRQRSSPTEQPLLSEERDSWIEDLQDDSVPRRKPEMRRSPCVV; via the exons ATGCCTAAAACCAAGATGACGTGTAGCAGAGGGGCCTACTCCTGGGCCTACTTTTTGACCAGATCCTGGACCTACTCCTGGTCGCGTAAGGTTCTAGGTCTACTTCTAATGCTCTGTTTGGTGCGCAACTCATCCCAGTGCCCTGAAAGAA aGACAAATTCCAGCTCGTTGGAGATTGGAGACGTTGGTGAATCCAAAGACATCATTTGTCAAGTGAAGGAGGAGTGTAAG GTTGCGTGGCTGAAGGAAGGGATACCACTGCCATTGGAAGAAGGCGGAGATATCTTCTGTGATATTGAGTGTAACTGCCGAGCTCTGATTTTCAAATCCCTTACCTTGGAAGATGCTGGAATATATACCTGTCAAGGAGTGGAGGGGTGTGGAGGAGACAACCTGCCACAATCATATCATTTGAGAGTGGACATAGATGAAG AACCAAAGCCTCCTATTATCACTTATAACGAGGAGTGTCAGGATAAGATTGCATACCCAGGAGAAGATGTGACATTTTGCTGTATTTGTCAGGTCGGCGCAACCTCCGAAAGCACCTTTGCCTACTGGCTCAACATGGACGACATGGTGCCTGATGACGAAGAGGCAGAAAAACGTGTGAG TTATGATCCAGAAGAGGAATTGGCATCTTGCATCACGTTACACAATGTGAATCAGTCAGCTGCGGGTAACTACACACTCTACTGCTCTACCAGCGAAGCTAATAGTTTTAATACACTTGTTTTGGAAG TAAAATCAAGATGGTGGATACCTGTCATCAGCGGGTTGGTAGCATTCGTCATTGTCACTATCCTCATCGGTATCATCTACCGGATCAACAGGGTTGAGATACGCCTTCTCTTAAAAGATCAGTttggaaaacaagaaaaagatg atgGTCGACTTTACGATGCGTATATATCTTACTACTGGTCAGACAGTGAGAGTTCTGAGAACCCAGATAGAATCTATGCCTTTGATCTCAAAAAACGCTTGACTAAGCTTGGTTATAATGTGTGCCTCGCTGAGACAGACTTTATTCCTGGAAATG AAACATCAGAAGAAATCGTTGAGTCATTGACCAGGAGTCGTCGTTACATCATTCTTTTGTCTCCACAGTTTCTGACATACAG GTACGTGTCACTTGAGACGGAGCAGTGCCTTGACATCATCAAGCAGCACAAGAAAGAGATCATACCAATCTTCATCCGACAGATCTCACCCGACGTCATCAAATCCTACGTGGCCCTCGACCACATCATCAGCACTCACCCACGACTCGACTGGCAGATCTTCGAGGACACCCGATCCCTGGAGGCGCCCGTCAGAACCCACTCGATGGACAATGGAAACGCTATCGAGCTGGAAGCCAGCGCAACCATCCGCGAAGCCCCGAAGCTGAGGAGAGCCGAGAGGCACGTCTGGAGGATGCTCCGATTGCAGATGCCACCTATTCCAAGGCAGCGTTCCAGTCCAACGGAGCAGCCGCTCCTGAGTGAAGAGCGTGATAGTTGGATCGAAGATTTGCAGGACGATTCTGTGCCTAGGAGAAAACCTGAAATGAGACGGTCGCCTTGTGTGGTGTGA
- the LOC129278928 gene encoding X-linked interleukin-1 receptor accessory protein-like 2 isoform X1, producing the protein MPKTKMTCSRGAYSWAYFLTRSWTYSWSRKVLGLLLMLCLVRNSSQCPERKTNSSSLEIGDVGESKDIICQVKEECKVAWLKEGIPLPLEEGGDIFCDIECNCRALIFKSLTLEDAGIYTCQGVEGCGGDNLPQSYHLRVDIDEEPKPPIITYNEECQDKIAYPGEDVTFCCICQVGATSESTFAYWLNMDDMVPDDEEAEKRVSYDPEEELASCITLHNVNQSAAGNYTLYCSTSEANSFNTLVLEVKSRWWIPVISGLVAFVIVTILIGIIYRINRVEIRLLLKDQFGKQEKDDGRLYDAYISYYWSDSESSENPDRIYAFDLKKRLTKLGYNVCLAETDFIPGNENERLVQTSEEIVESLTRSRRYIILLSPQFLTYRYVSLETEQCLDIIKQHKKEIIPIFIRQISPDVIKSYVALDHIISTHPRLDWQIFEDTRSLEAPVRTHSMDNGNAIELEASATIREAPKLRRAERHVWRMLRLQMPPIPRQRSSPTEQPLLSEERDSWIEDLQDDSVPRRKPEMRRSPCVV; encoded by the exons ATGCCTAAAACCAAGATGACGTGTAGCAGAGGGGCCTACTCCTGGGCCTACTTTTTGACCAGATCCTGGACCTACTCCTGGTCGCGTAAGGTTCTAGGTCTACTTCTAATGCTCTGTTTGGTGCGCAACTCATCCCAGTGCCCTGAAAGAA aGACAAATTCCAGCTCGTTGGAGATTGGAGACGTTGGTGAATCCAAAGACATCATTTGTCAAGTGAAGGAGGAGTGTAAG GTTGCGTGGCTGAAGGAAGGGATACCACTGCCATTGGAAGAAGGCGGAGATATCTTCTGTGATATTGAGTGTAACTGCCGAGCTCTGATTTTCAAATCCCTTACCTTGGAAGATGCTGGAATATATACCTGTCAAGGAGTGGAGGGGTGTGGAGGAGACAACCTGCCACAATCATATCATTTGAGAGTGGACATAGATGAAG AACCAAAGCCTCCTATTATCACTTATAACGAGGAGTGTCAGGATAAGATTGCATACCCAGGAGAAGATGTGACATTTTGCTGTATTTGTCAGGTCGGCGCAACCTCCGAAAGCACCTTTGCCTACTGGCTCAACATGGACGACATGGTGCCTGATGACGAAGAGGCAGAAAAACGTGTGAG TTATGATCCAGAAGAGGAATTGGCATCTTGCATCACGTTACACAATGTGAATCAGTCAGCTGCGGGTAACTACACACTCTACTGCTCTACCAGCGAAGCTAATAGTTTTAATACACTTGTTTTGGAAG TAAAATCAAGATGGTGGATACCTGTCATCAGCGGGTTGGTAGCATTCGTCATTGTCACTATCCTCATCGGTATCATCTACCGGATCAACAGGGTTGAGATACGCCTTCTCTTAAAAGATCAGTttggaaaacaagaaaaagatg atgGTCGACTTTACGATGCGTATATATCTTACTACTGGTCAGACAGTGAGAGTTCTGAGAACCCAGATAGAATCTATGCCTTTGATCTCAAAAAACGCTTGACTAAGCTTGGTTATAATGTGTGCCTCGCTGAGACAGACTTTATTCCTGGAAATG AGAATGAGAGACTCGTTC AAACATCAGAAGAAATCGTTGAGTCATTGACCAGGAGTCGTCGTTACATCATTCTTTTGTCTCCACAGTTTCTGACATACAG GTACGTGTCACTTGAGACGGAGCAGTGCCTTGACATCATCAAGCAGCACAAGAAAGAGATCATACCAATCTTCATCCGACAGATCTCACCCGACGTCATCAAATCCTACGTGGCCCTCGACCACATCATCAGCACTCACCCACGACTCGACTGGCAGATCTTCGAGGACACCCGATCCCTGGAGGCGCCCGTCAGAACCCACTCGATGGACAATGGAAACGCTATCGAGCTGGAAGCCAGCGCAACCATCCGCGAAGCCCCGAAGCTGAGGAGAGCCGAGAGGCACGTCTGGAGGATGCTCCGATTGCAGATGCCACCTATTCCAAGGCAGCGTTCCAGTCCAACGGAGCAGCCGCTCCTGAGTGAAGAGCGTGATAGTTGGATCGAAGATTTGCAGGACGATTCTGTGCCTAGGAGAAAACCTGAAATGAGACGGTCGCCTTGTGTGGTGTGA